One window of the Solanum stenotomum isolate F172 chromosome 11, ASM1918654v1, whole genome shotgun sequence genome contains the following:
- the LOC125844251 gene encoding putative disease resistance protein At3g14460, translated as MEIGLAVGGAFLSSALNVLFDRLAPNGDLLNMFRKHTDDVQLFEKLGDILLGLQIVLSDAENKKASNQFVSQWLNKLQSAVESAENLIEEVNYEALRLKVEGQHQIVAETSNKQVSDLNLCLSDDFFLNIKKKLEDTIKKLEVLEKQIGRLGLKEHFVSTKQETRTPSTSLVDDVGIIGRQNEIENLIGRLLSKDTKGKNLAVVPIVGMGGLGKTTLAKAVYNDERVKNHFGLKAWYCVSEPHDALRITKGLLQEIGKFDSKDVHNNLNQLQVKLKESLKGKKFLIVLDDVWNNNYNKWVELKNVFVQGDIGSKIIVTTRKESVALMMGNKKVSMDNLSTEASWSLFKRHAFENMDPMGHPELEEVGKQIADKCKGLPLALKTLAGMLRSKSEVEEWKRILRSEIWELPDNDILPALMLSYNDLPVHLKRCFSYCAIFPKDYPFRKEQVIHLWIANGIVPKDDQIIQDSGNQYFLELRSRSLFEKVPNPSKRNIEELFLMHDLVNDLAQIASSKLCIRLEESKGSDMLEKSRHLSYSMGRGGDFEKLTPLYKLEQLRTLLPTCISTVNYCYHPLSKRVLHSILPRLRSLRVLSLSHYKIEELPNDLFIKLKLLRFLDISQTEIKRLPDSICVLYNLETLLLSSCDYLEELPLQMEKLINLHHLDISNTHLLKMPLHLSKLKSLQVLVGAKFLLSGWGMEDLGEAQNLYGSLSVVELQNVVDRREAVKAKMREKNHVDKLSLEWSESSSADNSQTERDILDELSPHKNIKEVEITGYRGTKFPNWLADPLFLKLVQLSVDNCKNCSSLPSLGQLPCLKFLSIRGMHGITEVSEEFYGSLSSKKPFNFLVELRFEDMPVWKQWHVLGSGEFATLEKLKIINCPELSLETPIQLSCLKRFEVIGCPKVFDDAQVFRSQLEGTKEIEELDIRDCNSVTSFPFSILPTTLKIIEISGCKKLKLEVSVGEMFLEVLSLKECDCIDDISPELLPRSRRLNVVNCHNLTRFLIPTATESLDMWDCENVEILSVACGGTQMTALCIEGSKKLKCLPERMQELLPSLKELYLSNCPEIESFPEGGLPFNLQLLVISACKKLVNGRKEWRLQRLSCLTELVICHDGSDEEIVGGENWELPSSIQTLEVYDLKTLSSQHLKSLTSLQHLFIMGNLPQIQSMLEQDQFSHLTSLQSLEIRNFPNLQSLPESALPSSLSQLTIIDCPNLQSLPESALPSSLSQLTIYNCPKLQSLPVKGMPSSLSKLYISKCPLLRPLLEFDKGEYWPNIAQLPIINIDDECM; from the exons ATGGAGATTGGGTTAGCAGTTGGTGGTGCATTTCTCTCTTCAGCTTTGAATGTTCTCTTTGATAGGCTTGCTCCTAACGGTGATCTGCTCAACATGTTTCGGAAGCATACAGATGATGTTCAGCTCTTTGAGAAGCTGGGGGACATTTTGCTTGGTCTTCAAATTGTGCTAAGTGATGCAGAGAATAAGAAAGCATCAAATCAATTTGTGAGCCAGTGGTTAAATAAGCTTCAGAGTGCGGTGGAAAGTGCCGAAAACTTGATAGAAGAAGTCAATTATGAAGCTTTGAGGCTTAAGGTGGAAGGCCAGCATCAAATTGTTGCAGAAACAAGCAACAAGCAAGTAAGTGATCTCAACCTGTGCTTGAGTGATGATTTCTTTCTTAACATAAAGAAGAAGTTGGAAGACACTATTAAAAAACTGGAGGTGTTGGAAAAGCAAATTGGTCGCCTTGGCTTAAAGGAGCATTTTGTTTCGACGAAACAAGAAACTAGAACACCTTCAACTTCTTTGGTTGATGATGTTGGTATCATTGGAAGGCAGAATGAAATAGAGAATTTGATTGGACGTTTATTGTCTAAGGATACAAAGGGAAAAAATCTGGCTGTAGTTCCTATTGTTGGAATGGGCGGCCTGGGTAAGACAACACTTGCTAAAGCGGTTTACAATGATGAGAGGGTGAAGAACCATTTTGGTTTGAAAGCTTGGTATTGTGTTTCTGAGCCACATGATGCTTTGAGAATAACGAAAGGGTTACTTCAAGAAATTGGCAAATTTGACTCAAAGGATGTCCACAACAATCTTAATCAGCTTCAAGTCAAATTGAAGGAAAGTTTGAAGGGAAAGAAGTTCCTTATTGTTTTGGATGATGTGTGGAATAACAACTATAATAAGTGGGTTgaattgaaaaatgtttttgtacAAGGAGATATAGGAAGTAAGATCATTGTGACGACACGCAAAGAGAGTGTTGCCTTGATGATGGGAAATAAGAAAGTTAGCATGGACAATTTGTCTACTGAAGCCTCTTGGTCTTTATTTAAAAGGCATGCATTTGAAAACATGGATCCTATGGGACATCCGGAACTTGAAGAGGTCGGTAAACAAATTGCAGATAAGTGCAAAGGACTGCCCTTAGCTCTGAAGACGCTCGCTGGCATGTTACGCTCCAAATCAGAG GTTGAAGAGTGGAAACGTATTTTGAGAAGTGAAATATGGGAGCTGCCAGACAATGACATATTACCAGCGCTGATGTTGAGCTACAATGATCTTCCCGTACATTTAAAGCGATGTTTTTCCTATTGTGCAATATTTCCTAAAGATTATCCATTTAGGAAAGAACAAGTTATTCATCTGTGGATTGCTAATGGTATCGTACCAAAGGACGATCAGATAATTCAAGATTCAGGCAACCAGTACTTTCTCGAATTGAGATCAAGATCATTATTCGAAAAGGTCCCAAATCCTTCTAAAAGAAACATAGAGGAACTATTCTTAATGCATGACCTTGTCAATGATTTAGCCCAAATTGCATCTTCAAAACTTTGTATCAGGTTGGAAGAGAGCAAAGGATCTGATATGTTGGAAAAAAGTCGGCACTTATCTTATTCAATGGGACGAGGTGGTGACTTTGAGAAGTTGACACCCCTCTACAAATTGGAGCAGCTGAGGACATTGCTTCCGACATGTATTAGTACTGTCAATTATTGTTATCACCCTCTAAGCAAGAGGGTGTTGCATAGCATATTGCCAAGACTAAGATCCTTGAGGGTACTATCATTGTCTCATTACAAGATTGAGGAGTTGCCAAATGACttgtttatcaaattaaagctcCTCAGATTTTTGGATATTTCTCAGACAGAGATTAAAAGGTTGCCAGATTCCATTTGTGTGTTGTATAACTTAGAGACACTTCTCCTGTCATCTTGTGATTATCTTGAGGAGCTACCGCTGCAGATGGAGAAGTTGATTAACTTGCATCATCTTGACATAAGCAACACTCATCTCTTGAAGATGCCACTACATCTGAGCAAGTTGAAAAGCCTCCAAGTGTTAGTTGGAGCCAAGTTTCTTCTAAGTGGTTGGGGAATGGAAGATTTGGGTGAAGCACAGAACTTGTATGGATCTCTATCTGTTGTAGAGTTGCAAAATGTGGTTGATAGAAGGGAAGCTGTGAAGGCAAAGATGAGGGAGAAGAATCATGTTGACAAGTTATCACTGGAATGGAGTGAAAGTAGTAGTGCCGACAATTCACAAACTGAAAGAGACATTCTTGATGAGCTTAGCCcacataaaaacataaaagaagttGAAATCACTGGATATAGAGggacaaaatttccaaattggCTAGCTGATCCTTTGTTTCTTAAGCTAGTACAGTTGTCTGTTGATAACTGTAAGAACTGTTCTTCCTTGCCATCACTAGGACAACTCCCTTGTTTGAAATTCCTTTCGATTAGAGGGATGCATGGAATAACAGAGGTGTCAGAAGAATTCTATGGTAGTTTGTCCTCCAAAAAGCCTTTTAACTTTCTTGTGGAGCTTAGATTTGAAGATATGCCGGTGTGGAAGCAATGGCACGTACTAGGAAGTGGAGAGTTCGCTACACTTGAGAagcttaaaattataaattgccCTGAACTCAGTCTGGAGACACCCATCCAACTTTCATGTTTAAAAAGGTTTGAAGTTATTGGTTGTCCAAAGGTTTTTGATGATGCTCAAGTGTTTAGATCCCAACTTGAGGGAACGAAGGAGATTGAGGAATTAGATATTAGGGATTGTAACTCTGTTACCTCCTTTCCTTTTAGCATACTGCCCACTACCTTGAAGATAATAGAGATATCTGGTTGcaagaaattgaaattggagGTGTCAGTTGGTGAGATGTTTCTGGAGGTTTTGAGTCTGAAAGAATGTGATTGTATAGATGATATATCACCTGAGTTGCTCCCAAGATCACGCAGATTGAATGTAGTGAATTGCCACAACCTTACTAGGTTTTTGATTCCTACTGCCACTGAAAGTCTCGATATGTGGGATTGTGAGAATGTTGAAATACTTTCGGTGGCATGTGGGGGGACCCAGATGACGGCACTGTGTATTGAGGGCAGTAAGAAGCTGAAGTGTCTGCCAGAACGTATGCAGGAACTCCTTCCATCTCTTAAGGAACTGTATCTTTCTAATTGTCCAGAAATAGAGTCCTTTCCTGAAGGAGGATTGCCCTTCAATTTACAACTCCTTGTGATCAGCGCGTGCAAGAAACTGGTGAATGGCCGAAAGGAGTGGCGTTTACAGAGACTCTCCTGTCTCACAGAGTTAGTGATCTGTCATGATGGCAGTGACGAAGAGATTGTTGGTGGTGAGAATTGGGAGTTGCCTTCCTCTATTCAAACACTTGAGGTATACGATCTGAAAACATTAAGCAGCCAACATCTCAAAAGCCTCACCTCTCTTCAACATCTTTTTATTATGGGTAATTTACCTCAAATTCAGTCAATGCTGGAACAAGACCAGTTTTCGCACCTCACTTCGCTTCAAAGTCTAGAAATCAGGAATTTCCCTAATCTCCAATCACTTCCTGAATCAGCACtgccctcctccctctctcagcTGACCATCATCGATTGCCCTAATCTCCAATCACTTCCTGAATCAGCACtgccctcctccctctctcagcTGACCATCTATAATTGCCCTAAGCTCCAATCTCTTCCAGTAAAAGGGATGCCCTCTTCCCTCTCTAAACTATATATTTCCAAATGTCCATTGCTCAGACCACTACTAGAATTTGACAAGGGAGAATACTGGCCAAATATTGCTCAATTGCCCATCATAAACATCGATGATGAATGCATGTGA
- the LOC125844256 gene encoding putative disease resistance RPP13-like protein 1, whose product MEIGLAVGGAFLSSALNVLFDRLAPHGDLLNMFRKHTDDVQLFEKLGDILLGLQIVLSDAENKKASNQFVSQWLNKLQSAVESAENLIEEVNYEALRLKVEGQHQIVAETSNKQVSDLNLCLSDDFFLNIKKKLEDTIKKLEVLEKQIGRLGLKEHFVSTKQETRTPSTSLVDDVGIIGRQNEIENLIGRLLSKDTKGKNLAVVPIVGMGGLGKTTLAKAVYNDERVKNHFGLKAWYCVSEPYDALRITKGLLQEIGKFDSKDVHNNLNQLQVKLKESLKGKKFLIVLDDVWNNNYNKWVELKNVFVQGDIGSKIIVTTRKESVALMMGNKKVSMDNLSTEASWSLFKRHAFENMDPMGHPELEEVGKQIADKCKGLPLALKTLAGMLRSKSEVEEWKRILRSEIWELPDNDILPALMLSYNDLPVHLKRCFSYCAIFPKDYPFRKEQVIHLWIANGIVPKDDEIIQDSGNQYFLELRSRSLFEKVPNPSKRNIEELFLMHHLVNDLAQIASSKLCIRLEESNGSDMLEKSRHLSYSMGRGGDFEKLTPLYKLEQLRTLLPTCISVNNCYHPLSKRVQLNILPRLRSLRVLSLSHYNIKELPNDLFIELKLLRFLDISQTEIKRLPDSICVLYNLETLLLSSCAELEELPLQMEKLINLRHLDISNTSLLKMPLHLSKLKSLQVLVGAKFLLSGWGMEDLGEAQNLYGSLSVVELQNVVDRREAVKAKMREKNHVDKLSLEWSESSSADNSQTERDILDELSPHKNIKEVKITGYRGTKFPNWLADPLFLKLVQLSVVNCKNCSSLPSLGQLPCLKFLLIRGMHGLTEVSEEFYGSLSSKKPFNSLVELRFEDMPKWKQWHVLGSGEFATLEKLFIINCPELSLETPIQLSCLKRFQVIGCPKVFDDAQVFRSQLEGTKEIEELDIIDCNSVTSFPFSILPTTSKIIEIRGCKKLKLEVPVGEMFLEVLSLEGCDCISPELLPTARTLNVSNCHNLTRFLIPTATVSLDIWNCENVEILSVACGGTQMTSLTIYGCNKLKCLPERMQELLPSLKVLRLWDCPEIESFPEGGLPFNLQLLLISECKKLVNGRKEWRLQRLPCLNWLDIEHDGSDEEVVGGENWELPSSIQTLRIDNVKTLSSQHLKSLTSLQYLCIVGNLPQIQSMLEQGQFSHLTSLQSLQIRNFPNLQSLPESALPSSLSQLTIYGCPKLQSLPVNGMPSSLSKLDISKCPLLRPLLEFDKGEYWPNIAQFPIIDIDDECM is encoded by the coding sequence ATGGAGATTGGGTTAGCAGTTGGTGGTGCATTTCTCTCTTCAGCTTTGAATGTTCTCTTTGATAGGCTTGCTCCTCACGGTGATCTGCTCAACATGTTTCGGAAGCATACAGATGATGTTCAGCTCTTTGAGAAGCTGGGGGACATTTTGCTTGGTCTTCAAATTGTGCTAAGTGATGCAGAGAATAAGAAAGCATCAAATCAATTTGTGAGCCAGTGGTTAAATAAGCTTCAGAGTGCGGTGGAAAGTGCCGAAAACTTGATAGAAGAAGTCAATTATGAAGCTTTGAGGCTTAAGGTGGAAGGCCAGCATCAAATTGTTGCAGAAACAAGCAACAAGCAAGTAAGTGATCTCAACCTGTGCTTGAGTGATGATTTCTTTCTTAACATAAAGAAGAAGTTGGAAGACACTATTAAAAAACTGGAGGTGTTGGAAAAGCAAATTGGTCGCCTTGGCTTAAAGGAGCATTTTGTTTCGACGAAACAAGAAACTAGAACACCTTCAACTTCTTTGGTTGATGATGTTGGTATCATTGGAAGGCAGAATGAAATAGAGAATTTGATTGGACGTTTATTGTCTAAGGATACAAAGGGAAAAAATCTGGCTGTAGTTCCTATTGTTGGAATGGGCGGCCTGGGTAAGACAACACTTGCTAAAGCGGTTTACAATGATGAGAGGGTGAAGAACCATTTTGGTTTGAAAGCTTGGTATTGTGTTTCTGAGCCATATGATGCTTTGAGAATAACGAAAGGGTTACTTCAAGAAATTGGCAAATTTGACTCAAAGGATGTCCACAACAATCTTAATCAGCTTCAAGTCAAATTGAAGGAAAGTTTGAAGGGAAAGAAGTTCCTTATTGTTTTGGATGATGTGTGGAATAACAACTATAATAAGTGGGTTgaattgaaaaatgtttttgtacAAGGAGATATAGGAAGTAAGATCATTGTGACGACACGCAAAGAGAGTGTTGCCTTGATGATGGGAAATAAGAAAGTTAGCATGGACAATTTGTCTACTGAAGCCTCTTGGTCTTTATTTAAAAGGCATGCATTTGAAAACATGGATCCTATGGGACATCCGGAACTTGAAGAGGTCGGTAAACAAATTGCAGATAAGTGCAAAGGACTGCCCTTAGCTCTGAAGACGCTCGCTGGCATGTTACGCTCCAAATCAGAGGTTGAAGAGTGGAAACGTATTTTGAGAAGTGAAATATGGGAGCTGCCAGACAATGACATATTACCAGCGCTGATGTTGAGCTACAATGATCTTCCCGTACATTTAAAGCGATGTTTTTCCTATTGTGCAATATTTCCTAAAGATTATCCATTTAGGAAAGAACAAGTTATTCATCTGTGGATTGCTAATGGTATCGTACCAAAGGACGATGAGATAATTCAAGATTCAGGCAACCAGTACTTTCTCGAATTGAGATCAAGATCATTATTCGAAAAGGTCCCAAATCCTTCTAAAAGGAACATAGAGGAACTATTCTTAATGCATCACCTTGTCAATGATTTAGCCCAAATTGCATCTTCAAAACTTTGTATCAGGTTGGAAGAGAGCAATGGATCTGATATGTTGGAAAAAAGTCGGCACTTATCTTATTCAATGGGACGAGGTGGTGACTTTGAGAAGTTGACACCCCTCTACAAATTGGAGCAGCTGAGGACATTGCTTCCGACATGTATTAGTGTCAATAATTGTTATCACCCTCTAAGCAAGAGGGTGCAGCTTAACATACTGCCTAGACTAAGATCCTTGAGGGTACTATCATTGTCTCATTACAATATTAAGGAGTTGCCAAATGACTTGTTTATCGAATTAAAGCTCCTGAGATTTTTGGATATTTCTCAGACAGAGATTAAAAGGTTGCCAGATTCCATTTGTGTGTTGTATAACTTAGAGACACTTCTCCTGTCATCTTGTGCTGAACTTGAGGAGCTACCGCTGCAGATGGAGAAGTTGATTAACTTGCGTCATCTTGACATAAGCAACACTTCTCTCTTGAAGATGCCGCTACATCTGAGCAAGTTGAAAAGCCTCCAAGTGTTAGTGGGAGCCAAGTTTCTTTTGAGTGGTTGGGGAATGGAAGATTTGGGTGAAGCACAGAACTTGTATGGATCTCTATCAGTTGTAGAGTTGCAAAATGTGGTTGATAGAAGGGAAGCTGTGAAGGCAAAGATGAGGGAGAAGAATCATGTTGACAAGTTATCACTGGAGTGGAGTGAAAGTAGTAGTGCCGACAATTCACAAACTGAAAGAGACATTCTTGATGAGCTTAGCCcacataaaaacataaaagaagtcaaaataACCGGATATAGAGggacaaaatttccaaattggCTAGCTGATCCTTTGTTTCTTAAGCTAGTACAGTTGTCTGTTGTTAACTGTAAGAACTGTTCTTCCTTGCCATCACTAGGACAACTCCCTTGTTTGAAATTCCTTTTGATTAGAGGGATGCATGGACTAACAGAGGTGTCAGAAGAATTCTATGGTAGTTTGTCCTCCAAAAAGCCTTTTAACTCTCTTGTGGAGCTTAGATTTGAAGATATGCCGAAGTGGAAGCAATGGCACGTACTAGGAAGTGGAGAGTTCGCTACACTTGAGAAGCTTTTCATTATAAATTGCCCTGAACTCAGTCTGGAGACACCCATCCAACTTTCATGTTTAAAAAGGTTTCAAGTTATTGGTTGTCCAAAGGTTTTTGATGATGCTCAAGTGTTTAGATCCCAACTTGAGGGAACGAAGGAGATTGAGGAATTAGATATTATTGATTGTAACTCTGTTACCTCCTTTCCTTTTAGCATACTGCCCACTACCTCGAAGATAATAGAGATAAGAGGTTGcaagaaattgaaattggagGTGCCAGTTGGTGAGATGTTTCTGGAGGTTTTGAGTCTGGAAGGATGTGATTGTATATCACCTGAGTTGCTCCCAACAGCACGCACATTGAATGTATCTAATTGCCACAACCTTACTAGGTTTTTGATTCCTACTGCCACTGTAAGTCTCGATATTTGGAATTGTGAGAATGTTGAAATACTTTCGGTGGCATGTGGGGGGACCCAGATGACGTCACTGACGATTTATGGCTGTAATAAGCTGAAGTGTCTGCCAGAACGTATGCAGGAACTCCTTCCATCTCTTAAGGTACTGCGTCTGTGGGATTGTCCAGAAATAGAGTCCTTTCCTGAAGGAGGATTGCCCTTCAATTTACAACTCCTTCTGATCAGCGAGTGCAAGAAACTGGTGAACGGCCGAAAGGAGTGGCGTTTACAGAGACTCCCCTGTCTCAACTGGTTAGATATCGAACATGATGGCAGTGACGAAGAGGTTGTTGGTGGTGAGAATTGGGAGTTGCCTTCCTCTATTCAAACACTTAGAATAGACAACGTGAAAACATTAAGCAGCCAACATCTCAAAAGCCTCACCTCTCTTCAATATCTATGTATTGTGGGTAATTTACCTCAAATTCAGTCAATGCTGGAACAAGGCCAGTTTTCGCACCTCACTTCGCTTCAAAGTCTACAAATCAGGAATTTCCCTAATCTCCAATCACTTCCTGAATCAGCACtgccctcctccctctctcagcTGACCATCTATGGTTGCCCTAAGCTCCAATCCCTTCCAGTAAATGGGATGCCCTCTTCCCTCTCTAAACTAGATATTTCCAAATGTCCATTGCTCAGACCACTACTAGAATTTGACAAGGGAGAATACTGGCCAAATATTGCTCAATTTCCCATCATAGACATCGATGATGAATGCATGTGA